Within Candidatus Zixiibacteriota bacterium, the genomic segment CCTACTGGTACCTGGACGTCTATTATGGAAACCTCCTGTACTGGGCAATGGAGCCGCCTTCTCGAAAAAAAGAGTGGCTTCAGTTCTCGTTCGATCAATTCTGGGAAAGTGTCGCCGCGGATTCACATAACATTCGAAAAACAAGCCGCTCGCAGCACGCTGGACGCGCCGACGCGAAGAGGTGATGACTATGAGAAATGTTGCAAAATACATTGTTATGACGGTGGTTACATTCATGACGTTGTTCCCCGGAATGGTCATGGCCGAAAACCTGACACTCGGACAGGCAATCAGGACCGCTCTGGCGAATAACGACAAGATCCGGCAATACCGGGCGAAACTTGACCAGGCGAAATACTCCGATCGTGAAGCCTCCGGAAATTTCCTGCCGTCGATATCGCTACAGGCCGGTTACAATCACATGAATGATCCCCTTTCGATCGATTTATCCCCGATCAGGGACGCCATGATTCAGATGCAGGCGAGTAACGAAGTCGAGTTTACCAACATTTACCAGCTTATGGGAGGTGGCTCGGCGCTTTCCTCGGAGGAGCGGGCCGCCTATTACAGCCAGTATTCGGCCGCGCTCGACGGCTTGCTCCCGGCGTTTGTTGAGACTTTCAAGGATCAGGATTACCGCACGGCTTCGGTCACCCTGGTGCAACCGTTGTTTACGGGTGGAAAAATCGTTGCCGCTAAAAAAGCGGCCAACGCCGAAAAACATGCGGCCGAGGATGAACTTGCCAAAATCGAAAATGAAATAACCCAGGAAACGATCAATAACTATCTCGCTGTCATCCTGCTGCAACAGGTAGTACAAACTCGTGAGAATGTCCTCTCCGGCATGGAGAGACATCGCAGTAATGCCCAGCGGCTGGCGGAAGAAGGATTGATCGCTCGATACGACCTGCTCCGCGCGGAAGTGGCGGTGGCCGATGCCGGTGTTAATCTTTTTGACGACCGTAACCGGCTGGAACTGGCCAAAGTGGCCCTTCGCAATACGCTCGGACTGGATGATGACGCCCCGATTGTTATTGCCGACACCCTGCTATACCATCCGGTCGCAGATTCACTCGCGGAGTTTCATGCGCGGGCTTATGATCAACAACCGATATTACAAATGATCGCGGAAAAAAAGAAAGCCGCCTCACAGAAATACGCGGTGGAACGATCCAGTTTCCTGCCGCAATTGGCCGGCTTTGGCAAATACGAATTATATGATAATGACCTTTCGGCTTTGGAACCGCGCTGGATTATCGGTCTCCAGTTGAATCTGAACATTTTTAACGGCTTCAAGGATCACAGCCGCCTGCAGGGGGCAAAATCCCTGAAGCGGGAAGTGGAATATCTTGAATCCGGAGCCAGGCGGGAGGTCGACCTCTGGGTGAATAAATCATACCGCGACATGCGCAACGCCGAGACCCGCTTCCAGAAATTGGAAGCCTCGGTCGCATTATCGAGCGAAAGTGTCCGGTTGAATGAAAAGCGCTTCCAGACCGGGCTCGGGACATCGCTGGAGGTCATAGACGCCCATTTGTCCAATGAAAAGAATCAGGTCGAACGACTGATGTCACTATATGATTACTATAAATCACTGACTGATCTTATGGTTGCCGCCGGGTATCCGCTGGATATGCTGACGGTATGGAACGGTGAGGAGAAATAGGTATGAAGATCAAATTATCACGATGGACTATATACGTTCCCGTGGTTGTCGCGGTGGCGGCGCTGTTAGTAATTATCATCCGTGGCGTCATGCCGGAGAAAGATATTATTACCGGTACGGTTGAGGTGGATGAAATAGATGTTTCCTCGAAAATCCCGGGGCGAGTCGATACTACCATGGCGGCCGAGGGTGATCGGGTTGTCAAGGGACAGATTCTGGCCCGGCTGCAAAGCGATGAAATCGACGCCAAGGTAGAGCAGGCTCGAGGAGCTATGGAAGCGGCTCGCGCTAAGCTCGATATGGCTCTCAAGGGAGCCCGTCCGGAAGAAAAGGAAGCTGTCGAAAAACTGTACCTGCAAGCGGTGCACCAATACGAACTGGCCGAAAAGACGTATGATCGTATTCAGAAGGTTTACCAGGACAGCGTGATTTCAACTCAGGAACGGGATCAGGTCGAATTCCAGTATCTCGCTGCCAAGGAGCAGATGGAAGCGGCCGGCGCCAAATATCAGATGGTGTTGAAGGGTGCCCGGGAAGAAGAAATCCGAGGCGCTCAGGGACTTTTCCACCAGGCTGAGAACGCCTACAATGAGGCCGTCTCATACCAGAAAGAAACCGACTTGATCAGCCCGATCGACGGTGAAATCAGCAACAAGGAAGTCAGCGCCGGGGAAATGGTCGCTGCCGGATATCCCGTCTTTACGGTTATGAATCCGGATGATATCTGGATTGTCGTGCAACTGCGTGAAGACAAGATGGAAAAAGTGGAAATGAACGGCAAGACCCGGATTGTCATTCCGGCCGTCGATTCCAACGAGCATCCGGCTCGGATTACGTATATCGCCCCCATGGCTGATTTTGCCACCTGGAAGGCAACCAATCAGAAAGGTGATTTCGATCTTAAAACCTTCGAGATTCATATCCGTCCGGAAGGAAAGATAACCGGTCTGCGCCCCGGTATGACCGCCAGGGTGCAGTTCTAGCTCTATACCTTATGGATTCTGAAATCGGATCAGAGAGAAGTATCATGAGCCGCTTATTTACGAATTCGCCAACTCTGAATGTGATGCGGCGAGAGTTCCGTCGAATAAGTCAACGGAAGGCCTTTTACACCCTCATGATACTGGTGCCGCTGGTTGTCTTTTCCTTCATGTTTTATATCTACCGCGACAAGGTGGTGATCGATACCCCGGTCGGGATCGTCGATCTGGACAACAGTGAATTGTCCCGTACGATTGTCCGTGCGGTTGAATCGACCCGTTCGATGAAAATAGCCGAAGTCTACTCGACCGTCAATGAAATCAAGGACGGGATGCGACGGGGGACGATACAGGGAGCTTTCTATATCCCGGATGGACTCGAAAAGGATATCAAGAACGGGAAGTCGGCAACGATTGTCGTTTACAAGAACAGCTCCAACATAATTATCGGGAATCTTATTCTTAAGGATGCCTCGACTATCAGCCAGACCATATCGGCCGGAATCCTGATAAAAAGGCTGGAGGCCAAAGGGCTCTCTCCCGACCGGGCTCTGGAGCTTGCCAATCCGATCCGAGTAGATAGCCATTCACTGTACAATCCGGGGTACAATTATGCCGATTTCCTGCCCCCCGGCATAGTTATGGTTCTGTTGCAAATGCTGGTTATGGTTCTGGCGGTTACGGTGATCAACGAGGAAATCGACGAGGGCACGCTGACCGAGTTGTTTCAGACAGCCGGGAACAGGGTCTCGGCCGTTATGTTCGGGAAGGCCCTGGCGCATACTGCCATACACACCGCTACCGGTCTGGGAGTGTTGGGTTTGTTGTTCCCGCTTTTCGGGATTACTATCAAAGGTTCGATACTGCTCGCTGTTCCCTTTATGATATTCTTTATCGCCGCCGGTTTTTTCCCGGGATTTCTTGTTTCCTGTCTGGTTCGGAATAAATTCATCGCGACCGACATTGCCGCCTTCTACAATTCTCCGGCTTTTCTTTTCAGCGGTTACACGTTCCCGCTCTGGGCAATGCCGAGTCTGCATTATTACTATGCCCAACTCCTTCCGTTTACCCACTTCCTGACTGGGTTTCTCAAAATTTACCGGTATAATGCTCCGGTGATGGATCTCATGCCGCAACTGGCTGCCCTGTCGATTTTCGTTTTCATCCCGATGGTGATTGCGGCCCTGGCTCTGAAATACCGTATCAAACCGCTGGCTTTGACGGGCAAAGCGACACCGGAGGCCATAAGATGATGTGGCGATATTTCATGTCCGTCTTCCGGCGCGAAGTCGATATCATCCGGCACGACCGAAATATCATTATCGTGTTGTTTCTTGCCCCGGTTGTCTATGCGCTGTTTCTCGGGACCATTCTCATCCAGAAAGTGGAGACCGATATCCCGATCGTCGTGGTCGATAACGATCACAGTGAAATCTCTCGAACTCTTATCCGATATCTCGATTCAAATCGACTGCTGAAAGTCTCTGAGGTCTCATCCGATTTCGAGGCGGCTCGTGCGAACATTCTCAAGAATGAAGTACAGGCCATCATATACATTCCGGATGATTTCGGATCTGTCTTGAAGTCCGGTCAGGCCGTCGATCTGGCGGTATATTTGAACACCGCCCGTTTTCTGCCCTCGAACGATATCAACAAGGGTGTCAACGAAGTTGCATTGACCATGGGGGCCGGCATTCGGCTCAAGTATTTCCAGGCACAGGGTATCAACACCGAAGAGGCCACGGAGTTGGTGCAGCCGTTAAGAGACGACACCCGTTCGCTGTTCAATATCTCTGAAAGCTACGGAGAGTTCCTCCTGCCGGGATTACTCTTGTTGATCCTGCAACAGACTCTGCTGTTCGGGCTGGCGTTAAGTATCGCCCGTGAACGTGAGCAGAACACCATGAAAACGCTCGTAGATTTGGCCGGCGGTAATTCACTCACGGCTATTCTGGGAAAAGGCGCTCCGTATTTCATCCTTTATGCGTCCTACACGCTCTTTTCACTCGGTGTATTCTTCGTTTTGTTCCACTTGAGTCTGTTAGGAAGTCTCTCCGCGTTGGCCGTGCTGCTCATTTTATTTCTTATCTCCATCATCGCATTCACCTTCTGTATCTCTTCGTTCCTCAAGAAAGAAATTCAAGCCCTGCAGTTTCTGGTTTTCACATCGATGCCGCTATTTCTGATTTCCGGGTACTCATGGCCGATATGGTCGATGCCCCGGCCGTTGCAGGTATTTACACAACTGCTTCCCAGCACTCAACCTTTCCTGGTATTTGTCCGGATAACGCAGATGGGTGCCGGTTGGGGACAAGTCCTCCCGGACCTGCTTTTCATTCTGGTTCTGACTGTTGGCTGGATGGCCTTGGCGCAATGGCGAGTAAAATGCCTGAGCAAATAACGAGACAGCGTGGGACTTGTTGACTACCCTCCCAACGAACACAATCGCCGGGAAGATAAGCCCTGTCTACGCGTTTGAAAATCATAACCTCGCGTAGCGGGCGGCCTTGTGTCGCCCGCATTTCAGTTGTGTTTTACTGAATATCCGAGCGTATGACTTATTCACCAGTTACTTGAGGGAGGGCTGCTGTTCAGGGAGAATACCATTCTCAAAGGTGGCGCACGGCGGAGCAGCAGGTCATATCTGTATTATTATTGATTTACTATCGACTCTCGGAAATCCCGGATACATTTTTCAAATTCGATGCCGTAGATGCTCTTGAAGATATTGTCGTGCTCGGTGTTTGTTGTCAGCCCCGTCATATACGACAGGAATTTGTCCTTACCGTAATTCTCTATAAGGTAATCAACGATACAGGCAAACTCGGAGTACATGAAAGTGATCCTGTACTCGACATCCAGTTCAATCCGGTCTTC encodes:
- a CDS encoding TolC family protein, producing the protein MRNVAKYIVMTVVTFMTLFPGMVMAENLTLGQAIRTALANNDKIRQYRAKLDQAKYSDREASGNFLPSISLQAGYNHMNDPLSIDLSPIRDAMIQMQASNEVEFTNIYQLMGGGSALSSEERAAYYSQYSAALDGLLPAFVETFKDQDYRTASVTLVQPLFTGGKIVAAKKAANAEKHAAEDELAKIENEITQETINNYLAVILLQQVVQTRENVLSGMERHRSNAQRLAEEGLIARYDLLRAEVAVADAGVNLFDDRNRLELAKVALRNTLGLDDDAPIVIADTLLYHPVADSLAEFHARAYDQQPILQMIAEKKKAASQKYAVERSSFLPQLAGFGKYELYDNDLSALEPRWIIGLQLNLNIFNGFKDHSRLQGAKSLKREVEYLESGARREVDLWVNKSYRDMRNAETRFQKLEASVALSSESVRLNEKRFQTGLGTSLEVIDAHLSNEKNQVERLMSLYDYYKSLTDLMVAAGYPLDMLTVWNGEEK
- a CDS encoding efflux RND transporter periplasmic adaptor subunit, whose translation is MKIKLSRWTIYVPVVVAVAALLVIIIRGVMPEKDIITGTVEVDEIDVSSKIPGRVDTTMAAEGDRVVKGQILARLQSDEIDAKVEQARGAMEAARAKLDMALKGARPEEKEAVEKLYLQAVHQYELAEKTYDRIQKVYQDSVISTQERDQVEFQYLAAKEQMEAAGAKYQMVLKGAREEEIRGAQGLFHQAENAYNEAVSYQKETDLISPIDGEISNKEVSAGEMVAAGYPVFTVMNPDDIWIVVQLREDKMEKVEMNGKTRIVIPAVDSNEHPARITYIAPMADFATWKATNQKGDFDLKTFEIHIRPEGKITGLRPGMTARVQF
- a CDS encoding ABC transporter permease, with the translated sequence MSRLFTNSPTLNVMRREFRRISQRKAFYTLMILVPLVVFSFMFYIYRDKVVIDTPVGIVDLDNSELSRTIVRAVESTRSMKIAEVYSTVNEIKDGMRRGTIQGAFYIPDGLEKDIKNGKSATIVVYKNSSNIIIGNLILKDASTISQTISAGILIKRLEAKGLSPDRALELANPIRVDSHSLYNPGYNYADFLPPGIVMVLLQMLVMVLAVTVINEEIDEGTLTELFQTAGNRVSAVMFGKALAHTAIHTATGLGVLGLLFPLFGITIKGSILLAVPFMIFFIAAGFFPGFLVSCLVRNKFIATDIAAFYNSPAFLFSGYTFPLWAMPSLHYYYAQLLPFTHFLTGFLKIYRYNAPVMDLMPQLAALSIFVFIPMVIAALALKYRIKPLALTGKATPEAIR
- a CDS encoding ABC transporter permease codes for the protein MMWRYFMSVFRREVDIIRHDRNIIIVLFLAPVVYALFLGTILIQKVETDIPIVVVDNDHSEISRTLIRYLDSNRLLKVSEVSSDFEAARANILKNEVQAIIYIPDDFGSVLKSGQAVDLAVYLNTARFLPSNDINKGVNEVALTMGAGIRLKYFQAQGINTEEATELVQPLRDDTRSLFNISESYGEFLLPGLLLLILQQTLLFGLALSIAREREQNTMKTLVDLAGGNSLTAILGKGAPYFILYASYTLFSLGVFFVLFHLSLLGSLSALAVLLILFLISIIAFTFCISSFLKKEIQALQFLVFTSMPLFLISGYSWPIWSMPRPLQVFTQLLPSTQPFLVFVRITQMGAGWGQVLPDLLFILVLTVGWMALAQWRVKCLSK